DNA sequence from the Thalassotalea sp. 273M-4 genome:
CCCAAATTACGATGGGCTAAGGCATAGTCTGGCCAACTTTTTAATGCCAATAAATAGTGCTGTTTGGCCAATGAAAAGTCTCCCGTTTGTCGATATAATGTCGCCAATCGGTTTTGCGCCACATAATTCAAGCCATTGACTCTTACGGCCTGTTGATAAAAACCCAGCGCATCATTACGTTTATCTTGCCTCTTTTTAATGTCCCCCAAGTGGACATATAACCCAGATAAGTTTGGATTTTGCGCTATCAATCGAGTAAACAACTGCTCGGCTTGTTCAAGCTTGCCTTGTTGCTTATGTCTAATCGCCAAATGTATTTGAGCGCGCACTGCTGGCAAAACCCATACTTTTTGGGCCTTGTAACGGTTGATTTCTTTGTTTTGTTCAAGCGCTTGCGCACTGTTTCTAGAAGATGGTTCTGTTAACAAGGTATTGGTTTGTGTTTTAGCGCTTGCTTGCTCTATCGGATCAGAGCGCTTGCTATCATTTGGCACCGAACTCTGATTGCCTGTGCTAACACACGCACTAAGCAACGCGGCGATACTAAAGGACAAGCACCATCGTTTGGTATCCGATATTCTATTAATGAATGTCTGCATAATCTTGTTCTAATTGCTCTTTTTTAAAGTATCTAACGGGTAACAACTGCGCCAATATTGAAAGCGACTGTTCGATATTTGGATCTAGGCCTGTTGAAATGCGCTTCACATTTAATTCGTGCAACTCAATCGCCTTTTCTTCAAAGGGGTAAGCTTGCTCTTCTAGCATAAATTCGTATTCTTGAAGCTCCAGCTCTGATAATCCATTAGGTCGTTCTGAATTGAGTAAATCTTTGGCAAAAGTTCGATAGATTTCGGCCATATTAAAATTGGCATCCGTTGCGTACTCATCCACGGCTAAGGCCAAAATATCACTGTAGCCCTGCAAGGCTGATGCCATTGATTGCTGTTTTTGTTGTAACTTTTGTTCAAAGGGCTGGATCAGTTTAATGGAATTAAATCTTGCCATACTCTCATCGGCAAAGACTTTTAGCGCCATCGAGGCTAAATAACGTGAACGTTCGGTGCTTTGATTGCCAGCTTGTTTATTCGATTCGACAAGCTTTTGCAGCCAAAACTTTTGTTTACCCAATTCACCATTACGCTGATATATTTGACTTAATTTAAACTGAGCCGCCATCGTTTTTGCCAGTGGCATAGGGTAATTATTGGCGTAACTTCGATACGCTATTCGAGCCTCTTCAATGTTATTAAGCTTCTCAAACAAAGTGGCCGCTTGCCATAACATGGTTTGAGTCTGCTCACTT
Encoded proteins:
- a CDS encoding tetratricopeptide repeat protein produces the protein MQTFINRISDTKRWCLSFSIAALLSACVSTGNQSSVPNDSKRSDPIEQASAKTQTNTLLTEPSSRNSAQALEQNKEINRYKAQKVWVLPAVRAQIHLAIRHKQQGKLEQAEQLFTRLIAQNPNLSGLYVHLGDIKKRQDKRNDALGFYQQAVRVNGLNYVAQNRLATLYRQTGDFSLAKQHYLLALKSWPDYALAHRNLGILYDLYLQQKTQALAHYKRYLDLSVEQDKSVQYWIKDLSRQLKQQESKS